ACGGACCTTCGATGCCGACATAGCGGCTGGTGAGACCCGTGATCAGCGTCGACAGCAGAATCGCCACCGCGATCATCGCTGCGCCGACATAGATGGACATGGAGCTCAGGAAGGCTGGCCGATCCGGCGGGCCGCCACGATGGAACTGATAGTCACTCGGCCTGGGCACTGGATGGAACTCGGCTCACTTCCTTGGCGGTCGTCGGATCAAGAGTGCTGCTAGGCGCGCATCTGGCCGAATTCTTGTTCGCAGGCAGGCCATCACGCGACGGCTTTGCGACGAAGGATGAGCGCAGGTTTCCAATGCGAAAGGCGGCCCGGACCAGGCCGCCTTCGCTTCGTGCCTTGCCTCTCAGCGGCGGCCGAACAGCCCGCCCATCATGCCGCCGAACAGACCGCCGGGGCCGCCCATCGGATGACCACCGCCACCGCCGCCATAATGGCGTCGGCTGCCACCACCGGTGGAACGGCGACGCACCGGCTCATCGTCTGCCTGCTCGGAGGAGGCGGCGCGGGTCGAAACGATCTCCGACAGCAGGGCGTTGTGCTGGCGCTTGTTGAGGTAACCCGTGGCGGGATAGCCACGGGCCGCCTGCCACCGCTTGATCACGGAACGGGTCTCGTCGTCGAACTTCCCGGTCACCTTGACGTCGAAGCCGAGCCCGGTGAGGCGGCGCTGCGCGTCCCGGCGCTGTCCCTTGTCGAGACCGATCTGGTCTTCGGTGACCTGATTGGCTTCTTCAGTGAACGTCGCGGGATCGATCCCGGCCGACAGATTGCGGGTAGTGTTGGACGGTCCATCCTGCAAGGCGGCGATGCGGGCGAGTGCGATCGACTTGAACGTGCCGTTCGGATAGCTGGTGAGATAAGCGTTGAGCTCTTCCACCTTGTTGGAGTCCTTGATCGACCGCCAGAACTCGAGCTCGACGTCGGAGCCCTGCTTGGCCGCGGTCGACACCGCCGCGTTCGACGTATCCGCCGCGGCCGCGGCCGGCGCGCCAACCGGATTGAGATAGACGTTGCCAGTGAGGTTGGTGTGCCCCCAGGGCAATTGTCCTTTGCTGGTCTCATCACTGACCTGGGCACGAACCTTGGTCATGGCCTGTTGGATCTCGACGCCGGGCTGGGCAATGTTGGCGACCAGCGCGCGGGTGAACGGGCTGTTGGTGCCGGCCTCGCCGTCGAGCGCGGTCTGGCCGGGGCCGGTGGCAAAGGCAATCAGCGTGCCCTCGCCCGACTTCATCTCGGCAAGGCCAGTCTGCACGTTGACGGAGCGGGTAGCCTTGGCCGAACGTATCTTCGCCGCGAACGGGTTGTCGCGGCAGGCATCCAGGAACACGAGTTTCACCTTCGCGTCCGCCATGGTCTGATCGAGCGTGGTATCGACATTGATCGCCGCGCCCAGCTTGACGTCCATCTCGGATTTCAGATCTGCGTCGATCGGCAACAAATAGTTGACGCCGTTCACGGCAATGCCGTGCCCGGCATAGAAGAACACGGCGACATCGGCGCCCTCGCTCTTCTTGCCGAACTCCAGGAGCTTTGCGGTCATGGCATCGCGCGTGAGGTTGGCGCCCTCGACGACATCGAAGCCGACATTGCGCAGCACCCTGGCCATCGCCTTGGAATCGATCGCGGGGTTGGGGAGCTGCGGGACATTCCTGTAGGCGGCATTGCCGACCACGAAGGCGACGCGCTTGTCCGCGAAAGCGGCGTTGCCGCTGACGAAAAATGCTGCGACTGAAATTGCTGCGATCAAGAAGCGCATGATCATTCTCCCCTGATCCAAACTTCTTCGCTGCTCCCGGATCAACCTCAGTCGATCCGATCGGAGCAATCTGATCCAATTCACAACAACGCACTGTGATCTGGATCACCCGGGGGATTTCTGCTGCTCGAACCGAGCGGAAGGACGCTGCGACGGTTACTTTCTGGCTGCTGAGGCAGCGAGCAATAGCGACTGGTGACGAGCAATGGCAGTGAGATTGTACCCGCTGCGGGCCGAAGTCCAGCGACTCGCGGACACGACTTCGAAAACGCGCGCTGGACCCGCGCTCTGCTTTTGATGCGCGGTGAGGCAGCACCGGACGAGCCTCGTGCTGCACCGATGGTAAGCCACTGCCGCTGGCTGGACATGCCGTGGAAGCCGACGAGCTCCGGCGCTAAGATGCGCATGGACTCCGAACATCTATCAATGTGACCCGCATCACATCAGGGCGTTTGAACCTGCCCTAGGCTCGCAACATCAAGACCGCCATCAGGCGTCACAGCGAGGATATGACCATGACCCGTTTTGATAGGTTTTTCGGACTGAAGGCGATGGCTCTTGTGGCCGCGCTGTCGATGACGGCGGGCCTGGCGCTCGCCGGCGACAATAACGTTTCCGCCAATCAGATCCTGGATGCGTTGAAGCCGAAGCCGGTGACCCGCGGCCTCTCCGTCGCTCCGCAGGCGGACACGGCCCAGCAGGCCAAGGAATCGACCTTTCTAAACACCGTGCGCAACCGCGCGACCCGATCGCTCTCAATGGGCGAGCGCGAGCAGATCGCCGAGCTCGCAGCGACCAAACCGAAGATCGATCTGGAGATCCAGTTCGACTACAACTCGGCCGACATCGCCAAGACCTCGATGGCCTCGGTGCAGGCGCTCGGCAAGGCGCTCTCCGATCCGGTGCTGAAGGGATCGACCTTCGTGGTCGCCGGCCACACCGACGCGATCGGTGGCGAGGAGTTCAACCAGGGTCTCTCCGAGCGGCGCGCAGACACCATCAAGAAGTATCTGGTGCAGAACTACGGCCTCAACGGCAGCGATCTCGTCACCGTCGGCTACGGCAAATCCAAGCTGAAGGATACCGCCAACGGCGCCAACCCGATCAACCGCCGCGTCCAGGTGGTGAACATGGAAACCAAGACGGCGTCGAAGTGATCGCCAAAACCGTCCGCCGCACCAACGGCGGGCGGTGTTCTGTCGTCAGATCCAGCTCTGAAACAGCATCAGGCGGTTGAACGTCTGCATCGACGTACCGACAAACGCCGCCGAGATCGGCAGCATCACCGCAAAACCAAGGGCCGCGACGCCGACATAAGCCCACAGCACCCAACGCGGCGGGCCGGCCCTGCGCAGGACATAGACGAGCGCAAGCGAGGCCGCGGTTGCGGCCGGCAGATAGTAATAGATGAAGCCGAGCGTGCGCGGCAGCAGCGCCCAGGCAAGCCAGGGGCCGAAATAGAACGATGCAATCAGGAACGCGTCCCACCGTCGCGCGACAATGAAGTCGCGCAGCACGACGCCGAGCGCAAGCAACGCCGGCCACAGTACCAGGGGATTGCCGAGGATGACGACCGCGGAAATGCGGTCTTCGGCGATCTTGTCGAACAGAAACCAGACCGGACGCACGAGTAACGGCCAGGACGGCCATGCGCTCATATAGGTATGGCCGGCAATCGCAGTGGTGGTGTTGTCGGCGAAGATGCGGCGCTGTGCCTCGGCCAGATCCGATAACGACAGTCCGTAGAGCGGCACGAAGGCCGCTAGATATGTCACCGCCGGAAGCGCCGCGAAGCAGAGCGCCACATGGTGCAGCCTGAAGTCGGGCCAGAGGTCCAGACGATACCAGTCGTCCGGCTTCGCGTCGGCAAACAGCGTGCGCCAGCCCTGCATCAGGCGGATCACCGCCACGATGACGATGCAGACACCGAACGGAAACAACCCGCTCCATTTGCAGGCCGCAGCGAGACCGAACAGGCTGCCGGCGAAGGCGAACAGCGCGTGCGGGCGCTCTTTTCGGAAGCCGTGCATGAAGGCCGCGGTGGCGAGCAGACCGATGGCGAGCGCAAAGATGTCGAGCATCGCGATGCGCGCCTGCACGTACAGCATCTGGTTCGAGGCCGCGATCAGCGCGGCGGCGATCGCGGGTCCTTGCGCGGCGAACAGCGCGAGACCGCAGAGATAGATCGCGACGATCGCGAGCGCGCCGAACAGCGTCCCCGGATAACGCCAGCCCAGCGCATTGTCGCCGAACGTCGCGATCGACAGCGCCATCAACTCCTTTGCCAGCGGCGGATGCATCGGGTTGAGCACGGGCTGCGACATCACCGGCGCAATCATCTGCTTTGCTGCCGGCACATAATGCACCTCATCGAACACGAACTTCTCCGGCGTGGTGAGGCCGATCAGCAGCGCAAGATGCGCGACCAGGAAAATCACGACGGCGATCATTGCGCTCCGCGGCATCGACGGAACTGCAGACACGTCCAGCGGCCGTTGTGCAAATGCTTTGCGTGACAAATCTGCGTCACCTCGAGGCAAGAACGCATTGGTTCGTTCCCTTTGAACGCATTCTGCCGCGACTGTCACTAAGCATGACGCGCGTCTCGCACCGCTTGTGATAATTCCGCCACATCGCGGGCGTGCGCCGTCATGCCCCGAGGGCGAGCCATCCAGTACACCGCGGCTCATCCTTATCACGCCACGGCCTCGGAATACTGGGTCGCCCGCTCCAGCGCGCGGGCGATGACAGGGAGCACGTGGCGGGAGTATGCCGCCTCACGCTGCCGCGTTGCCCTCGAACGCCCGGCGCACGCCCTCGATGTCGAGCTTGACCATCTTCATCATGGCCTGCATCGCGCGCTTTGCCGCGGCGGTGTCCGAGCTCGAAAAGAACCCGAACATCGCCTTCGGCACCACCTGCCAGGACACGCCGTAGCG
The DNA window shown above is from Bradyrhizobium sp. CB1650 and carries:
- a CDS encoding OmpA family protein, which translates into the protein MTRFDRFFGLKAMALVAALSMTAGLALAGDNNVSANQILDALKPKPVTRGLSVAPQADTAQQAKESTFLNTVRNRATRSLSMGEREQIAELAATKPKIDLEIQFDYNSADIAKTSMASVQALGKALSDPVLKGSTFVVAGHTDAIGGEEFNQGLSERRADTIKKYLVQNYGLNGSDLVTVGYGKSKLKDTANGANPINRRVQVVNMETKTASK
- a CDS encoding phospholipid carrier-dependent glycosyltransferase, whose product is MPRSAMIAVVIFLVAHLALLIGLTTPEKFVFDEVHYVPAAKQMIAPVMSQPVLNPMHPPLAKELMALSIATFGDNALGWRYPGTLFGALAIVAIYLCGLALFAAQGPAIAAALIAASNQMLYVQARIAMLDIFALAIGLLATAAFMHGFRKERPHALFAFAGSLFGLAAACKWSGLFPFGVCIVIVAVIRLMQGWRTLFADAKPDDWYRLDLWPDFRLHHVALCFAALPAVTYLAAFVPLYGLSLSDLAEAQRRIFADNTTTAIAGHTYMSAWPSWPLLVRPVWFLFDKIAEDRISAVVILGNPLVLWPALLALGVVLRDFIVARRWDAFLIASFYFGPWLAWALLPRTLGFIYYYLPAATAASLALVYVLRRAGPPRWVLWAYVGVAALGFAVMLPISAAFVGTSMQTFNRLMLFQSWI
- a CDS encoding caspase family protein codes for the protein MRFLIAAISVAAFFVSGNAAFADKRVAFVVGNAAYRNVPQLPNPAIDSKAMARVLRNVGFDVVEGANLTRDAMTAKLLEFGKKSEGADVAVFFYAGHGIAVNGVNYLLPIDADLKSEMDVKLGAAINVDTTLDQTMADAKVKLVFLDACRDNPFAAKIRSAKATRSVNVQTGLAEMKSGEGTLIAFATGPGQTALDGEAGTNSPFTRALVANIAQPGVEIQQAMTKVRAQVSDETSKGQLPWGHTNLTGNVYLNPVGAPAAAAADTSNAAVSTAAKQGSDVELEFWRSIKDSNKVEELNAYLTSYPNGTFKSIALARIAALQDGPSNTTRNLSAGIDPATFTEEANQVTEDQIGLDKGQRRDAQRRLTGLGFDVKVTGKFDDETRSVIKRWQAARGYPATGYLNKRQHNALLSEIVSTRAASSEQADDEPVRRRSTGGGSRRHYGGGGGGHPMGGPGGLFGGMMGGLFGRR